A single region of the Roseivivax sp. THAF197b genome encodes:
- a CDS encoding LysR family transcriptional regulator, whose product MHIEFRHLRTIKAIHDAGGVARAAEQLNITQSALSHQIKGLEDQAGVELFVRRSKPMKLSPAGLRLLRLAEQVLPQVEALTAEFEGLRKGVTGRMHIAIECHACFEWLFPVLDAFRKTWPDVDVDIRPGLAFDALPALLKEEVDLVVSSDPEEIPGVTFTELFDYNPVFVAAAAHPLAQKSFITAEDFRGQTLISYPVERSRLDVFSQLLTPAKVEPAAIRQVELTAVILMLVASNRGVAVLPDWVVREVKYSSDYVTRPLTETGITRRLYAATRSADEGKTFVQDLIALARVEAEKLQAA is encoded by the coding sequence GTGCATATCGAATTCCGTCATCTCAGGACGATCAAGGCGATCCATGACGCGGGCGGCGTCGCGCGGGCAGCCGAACAGCTCAACATTACACAAAGCGCGCTGTCGCATCAGATCAAGGGCCTCGAGGATCAGGCCGGGGTGGAGCTGTTCGTGCGCCGCTCGAAGCCCATGAAGCTGTCGCCTGCGGGGCTGCGCCTCTTGCGCCTCGCGGAACAGGTCCTGCCGCAGGTCGAGGCGTTGACCGCGGAATTCGAAGGGCTGCGCAAGGGCGTAACCGGGCGGATGCATATCGCGATCGAATGCCACGCCTGTTTCGAGTGGCTCTTCCCGGTGCTCGATGCGTTTCGCAAGACCTGGCCGGACGTGGATGTCGATATCCGGCCCGGCCTGGCTTTCGATGCGCTGCCCGCCCTGCTGAAAGAGGAGGTGGACCTCGTCGTCTCTTCCGATCCCGAGGAAATACCCGGCGTCACCTTCACGGAACTGTTCGATTACAATCCGGTCTTCGTGGCGGCCGCGGCCCATCCGCTGGCGCAGAAATCCTTCATCACGGCCGAGGATTTCCGCGGTCAGACGCTGATTTCCTACCCGGTGGAACGCTCGCGCCTCGATGTTTTCTCGCAGCTTCTGACCCCGGCAAAGGTGGAGCCCGCGGCGATCCGGCAGGTGGAACTGACGGCAGTGATCCTGATGCTCGTGGCCTCCAATCGCGGCGTGGCGGTTCTGCCCGACTGGGTTGTGCGCGAGGTGAAATACAGCTCGGACTACGTCACGCGGCCCCTGACCGAGACCGGGATCACCCGGCGGCTTTATGCCGCCACGCGCAGCGCAGACGAGGGCAAGACATTTGTGCAGGACCTGATCGCGTTGGCGCGCGTTGAGGCGGAGAAGCTGCAAGCGGCGTGA